The Paucidesulfovibrio gracilis DSM 16080 genome has a window encoding:
- a CDS encoding PAS domain-containing protein, whose amino-acid sequence MTDESTGRNMDSTPIHAPSDVVDALRDHMLFTDAQGRVIHANSKAQRFYGNRVHRGRPFWEVLGLTPNNHADQSPGLQSVLKRWPPDRVHEIRAPKGDTSWSLRIVRLPEACGAKGFVVMATDNRPIVELHERVQERVGESVALLDYSVRLFNTLFDTALDAMFLLDEERLIRTVNPRASRLFDPEQQGLTGRDMVELLAPEQRNPFSAALATLDDGETWNTRLTALGGQGLDLPVRAVLRRIDLDQHCLYHLSLRDLTNRTRLERGLERKSREVEGMNLALQNVVRSADEARNEARKELVDDLRRDLLPAIRRMAREPDAQRRVGYLEMVRERLDGLYCGDGEELSPLLLRLTPRELEVCRLIRTGRGGKEIAELLNASFETIQTHRKNIRRKLGLKGRRVALASFLQGLPGLE is encoded by the coding sequence ATGACCGATGAATCAACCGGCCGGAATATGGATTCAACACCCATTCACGCCCCCTCGGACGTGGTGGACGCCCTGCGCGACCATATGCTCTTCACCGATGCACAAGGACGCGTAATCCACGCAAATTCCAAGGCGCAACGATTCTATGGCAACAGGGTGCACCGTGGGCGGCCCTTTTGGGAAGTCCTGGGGCTGACTCCAAACAACCATGCCGATCAATCGCCCGGGCTGCAAAGCGTGCTCAAACGCTGGCCCCCGGATCGCGTACACGAAATTCGCGCCCCCAAGGGCGATACCTCCTGGTCTCTTCGCATTGTGCGCCTGCCCGAGGCGTGCGGTGCCAAAGGGTTCGTGGTCATGGCCACGGACAACCGGCCCATCGTGGAGCTGCATGAACGCGTTCAGGAGCGCGTGGGCGAAAGCGTGGCCTTGTTGGACTACTCCGTGCGATTGTTCAACACACTCTTTGATACCGCGCTGGACGCCATGTTCCTGCTGGACGAAGAGCGGCTTATCCGCACGGTCAACCCCCGGGCATCACGTCTGTTCGATCCGGAACAACAGGGCTTAACCGGACGGGACATGGTGGAATTGCTCGCCCCCGAACAACGCAACCCCTTCAGTGCGGCCCTTGCCACCCTGGACGACGGAGAGACCTGGAACACACGGCTCACCGCCCTGGGCGGCCAAGGCCTGGACCTGCCCGTGCGGGCCGTGTTGCGGCGTATTGATCTGGATCAGCATTGCCTCTACCACCTCAGCCTGCGCGACCTGACCAACCGAACACGCCTGGAACGCGGCCTGGAGCGCAAAAGCCGGGAAGTGGAAGGCATGAATCTGGCCCTGCAAAATGTGGTGCGCTCCGCGGATGAAGCCCGCAATGAAGCCCGTAAGGAACTCGTCGATGACCTGCGGCGCGATCTGTTGCCCGCTATCCGGCGTATGGCCCGGGAGCCGGACGCCCAGCGGCGTGTCGGATATCTGGAAATGGTGCGGGAACGGCTGGACGGACTCTATTGCGGCGATGGCGAAGAATTGTCCCCGTTGCTGCTGCGCCTGACGCCCCGTGAACTGGAGGTCTGCCGACTCATCCGAACAGGGCGCGGGGGCAAGGAAATTGCCGAACTGCTCAACGCTTCGTTTGAGACGATTCAAACGCACCGCAAAAATATTCGGCGGAAGTTGGGTCTCAAAGGGCGTCGAGTGGCCCTGGCATCGTTTCTACAGGGATTGCCGGGATTGGAGTAA
- the rnhA gene encoding ribonuclease HI codes for MSEVTIYTDGSCLGNPGPGGWAAVLLCGETRKELAGGYAGTTNNRMELRAVIEALSALTRPCSVTLHTDSQYVRNALTKGWLDGWQKNGWKTAAKKPVKNQDLWQKLLPLTQQHQVDFRWVRGHAGDPENERCDVLARTEAGKPGLPKDTPS; via the coding sequence GTGAGCGAAGTGACAATTTATACGGACGGCTCCTGCCTGGGAAATCCCGGTCCTGGAGGCTGGGCCGCGGTACTGCTCTGCGGCGAAACCCGCAAGGAGCTGGCAGGCGGATACGCCGGGACCACCAACAATCGCATGGAGCTGCGCGCCGTGATTGAGGCGCTTTCCGCCCTGACGCGCCCTTGCAGCGTGACCCTGCATACGGACTCCCAATACGTGCGCAACGCGCTGACCAAGGGCTGGCTGGACGGCTGGCAGAAAAACGGCTGGAAAACCGCGGCAAAAAAACCAGTCAAAAATCAGGATCTTTGGCAAAAACTGCTCCCCCTGACCCAGCAGCACCAGGTGGATTTTCGATGGGTGCGCGGCCATGCCGGGGATCCGGAAAATGAGCGCTGCGACGTGCTCGCCCGGACCGAAGCCGGCAAGCCCGGTCTGCCCAAGGATACCCCATCCTGA
- a CDS encoding methyl-accepting chemotaxis protein, translating to MRIKAYRDWSIFTKIMSLFSGFSILILAGMLLYYLPLFERTLMSEKQHAVQSHVDVAWSVLNHYGRLEAEGQLTGEQARQRALEDVRDMRYQGDQYFWINDLEPRMVMHPFKPELEGQDISSSKDPNGKRLFVEMADVARAKGQGFVTYEWPKPGSERPQPKVSFVRLYKPWGWIVGSGIYVDDVNAQTSALRWAILLPFVLGVIAFLVLVHLVVRAIVIRLRRAVTMADAVRDGDLTQRVDFPQRNELGQLADALNDMTNNLEDKARLAGRIAAGDLTASVQVASDKDTLGMALQRMTNELNTLIGQVRQATEQMDEGAGQVSESSQSLSEGATEQAASIQEISSSMAEIGSTVGSSAQKATKANTLADDARLAAEKGGEQMDQMVEAMQRINESSQAIGKIIKVIDEIAFQTNLLALNAAVEAARAGKHGKGFAVVAEEVRNLASRSATAAQETAELIEGSVQRASDGDAMVRQTSESLHMIVEKAADVAELVAEIARDSDGQAQGVQQVSEGLSQIDDVTQRNTANAEETASSAQQLSAQTSQLRQLLARFQVRDRNAAAGSDRPSASPARTYAVRRTPAAPLPGSQDSQSTEKKNESNAPTPPKQTSEPEVGTAPAKGKATRNAARGAWDAASPEEIISLDDDEFGRY from the coding sequence ATGCGCATCAAAGCCTACCGGGACTGGAGCATTTTCACTAAAATCATGAGCCTGTTCAGCGGGTTCTCAATATTGATTCTGGCCGGGATGCTGCTGTACTACCTCCCGCTATTCGAGCGCACGCTCATGAGCGAAAAACAACACGCCGTGCAAAGCCACGTGGACGTGGCCTGGTCCGTGCTCAACCACTACGGCCGCTTGGAGGCCGAAGGACAACTGACCGGCGAACAGGCCCGACAGCGCGCCCTAGAGGACGTGCGGGACATGCGCTACCAGGGGGACCAGTATTTCTGGATCAATGACCTGGAACCGCGCATGGTCATGCACCCTTTCAAGCCGGAACTGGAAGGCCAGGATATCTCCTCCTCCAAAGACCCGAACGGCAAGCGCCTGTTCGTGGAAATGGCCGACGTGGCCCGGGCCAAGGGGCAGGGATTCGTCACCTATGAATGGCCCAAGCCCGGAAGTGAACGCCCTCAACCCAAGGTATCCTTTGTGCGTCTCTACAAGCCCTGGGGCTGGATCGTGGGCAGCGGCATCTACGTGGACGACGTAAACGCCCAGACCTCCGCGCTTCGCTGGGCCATTCTCCTCCCCTTTGTGCTGGGGGTCATTGCATTTCTCGTGCTGGTCCATCTGGTGGTGCGGGCCATCGTGATCCGGCTGCGACGGGCCGTAACCATGGCCGACGCGGTCCGCGACGGGGATCTCACCCAGCGCGTGGACTTTCCGCAACGCAATGAGTTGGGGCAACTGGCAGACGCGCTCAACGACATGACGAACAACCTTGAAGACAAGGCGCGCCTTGCGGGACGAATCGCGGCAGGCGATCTCACGGCCTCGGTGCAGGTGGCTTCGGACAAGGATACGCTCGGCATGGCCCTGCAACGCATGACCAACGAGCTAAACACCCTCATCGGGCAGGTGCGCCAAGCCACCGAACAAATGGACGAGGGCGCGGGGCAGGTTTCGGAATCCAGCCAGTCCCTTTCCGAAGGTGCTACGGAGCAGGCCGCTTCCATCCAGGAAATCAGCAGCTCCATGGCGGAAATCGGCTCCACGGTCGGCTCCAGCGCACAAAAGGCCACCAAAGCCAACACCCTGGCAGATGATGCGCGCCTTGCCGCAGAAAAAGGCGGCGAACAGATGGACCAGATGGTGGAGGCCATGCAGCGCATCAATGAATCCAGCCAGGCCATTGGCAAAATCATTAAGGTCATTGATGAAATCGCCTTCCAGACCAACCTGCTGGCACTAAACGCCGCCGTGGAAGCGGCTCGGGCAGGCAAACACGGCAAGGGATTCGCGGTGGTGGCCGAGGAGGTGCGCAACCTGGCGTCGCGCAGTGCCACAGCAGCGCAGGAGACTGCCGAACTCATCGAAGGGTCGGTACAGCGTGCCTCGGATGGTGACGCCATGGTTCGCCAAACATCGGAATCATTGCATATGATCGTGGAAAAGGCTGCGGACGTGGCGGAACTGGTGGCGGAAATCGCCCGGGATTCCGATGGTCAGGCCCAGGGCGTCCAACAGGTTTCCGAAGGGCTTTCGCAGATCGACGACGTAACCCAGCGCAACACGGCCAACGCTGAAGAGACCGCATCCTCGGCCCAGCAGCTTTCAGCCCAAACCTCGCAACTGCGGCAATTGCTGGCCCGTTTCCAGGTTCGCGACCGCAATGCTGCCGCCGGATCAGACCGCCCGAGCGCATCCCCGGCCCGCACCTATGCGGTTCGCCGTACACCAGCGGCTCCGCTTCCTGGCAGTCAGGATTCACAATCGACCGAAAAGAAGAACGAATCAAACGCCCCCACACCGCCGAAGCAGACTTCCGAACCAGAGGTGGGTACCGCCCCGGCCAAGGGCAAAGCAACCAGGAATGCGGCCCGCGGTGCGTGGGACGCCGCCTCCCCGGAGGAGATCATCTCCCTGGATGACGACGAATTCGGCAGGTATTAA
- a CDS encoding ABC transporter permease, with amino-acid sequence MDSEPALAYPACMHSLRLFNRVVNMALEAVWAAKLRSLFVILGVAFGISSLTLIVTSVDGANRMAHEMVEMFGPDAAFVLGGNIKKRAVGMRRLTLSWEDARRIRQSLPGAYLVVPMRGKSDLTVKHRNRNFSGVQGVGATANYADSWNWPLAEGRDLTDEDVRRAAKVCLLGSQPARELFGEESPVGKVIFVNNIPVQVVGLLSHRGMASGGGRDLDNRLIMPLSTLTVRFNLDRKYFRALRVKFLQPEYMKAHTENLRSLLRDAHNLRPGEDDDFTILTADEVLKFVAMFKGGLLAFLGITAGIAVLVGGFVLVNLFTLSVSERSEEIGLKKAMGARSSAVLVQFLVESVVLTLTGGVLGLFLGLGLGQLLTGLGILTIQFSWKVFFLSLLSALAIGVIFGLKPARQAAGLDPIQALRGNEE; translated from the coding sequence ATGGACTCGGAACCGGCTTTGGCATATCCTGCTTGCATGCATTCCCTGCGTCTGTTCAACCGGGTGGTCAACATGGCCCTGGAGGCGGTCTGGGCCGCAAAATTGCGTTCCCTGTTCGTGATTCTGGGCGTGGCCTTCGGTATTTCCTCCCTGACGCTCATTGTCACGTCCGTGGACGGCGCCAATCGCATGGCTCATGAAATGGTGGAAATGTTTGGGCCGGACGCGGCGTTTGTGCTGGGCGGCAACATCAAGAAGCGGGCCGTGGGCATGCGGCGGCTGACCCTTTCCTGGGAGGATGCGCGGCGCATCCGTCAATCCCTGCCGGGCGCGTATCTGGTGGTCCCCATGCGCGGCAAGAGCGATCTCACGGTCAAGCATCGCAACCGCAATTTCAGCGGGGTGCAGGGCGTGGGAGCTACGGCCAATTATGCGGACTCCTGGAATTGGCCCCTGGCCGAAGGCCGCGATCTCACGGACGAGGACGTGCGCCGCGCCGCCAAGGTCTGCCTGCTCGGTTCCCAGCCTGCCAGGGAGCTGTTCGGGGAGGAATCCCCGGTGGGCAAGGTCATTTTCGTGAATAACATCCCGGTGCAGGTGGTGGGGCTGCTGTCGCATCGGGGCATGGCCTCGGGTGGCGGCCGCGACCTGGACAACCGTCTGATCATGCCGCTCTCCACCCTGACCGTGCGTTTTAATCTGGATCGAAAATATTTTCGGGCCTTGCGCGTCAAATTCCTGCAGCCGGAATACATGAAGGCGCACACCGAGAACCTGCGCTCCCTGTTGCGGGACGCCCACAACCTCCGGCCCGGGGAAGACGACGATTTCACAATTCTCACGGCGGACGAAGTGCTCAAGTTCGTGGCCATGTTCAAGGGCGGATTGCTTGCCTTTCTGGGCATAACAGCGGGTATTGCCGTGTTGGTGGGCGGGTTCGTACTCGTGAATCTCTTCACCTTGTCCGTGAGCGAGCGGAGCGAGGAAATCGGGTTGAAAAAGGCTATGGGCGCGCGCTCCTCGGCCGTGTTGGTTCAGTTTCTTGTGGAGTCCGTGGTCCTGACCCTCACCGGCGGGGTGCTGGGGCTGTTTTTGGGACTAGGCCTGGGGCAGTTGCTGACCGGGCTGGGTATCTTGACCATTCAATTTTCCTGGAAGGTCTTTTTTCTTTCCCTGCTCAGCGCCCTGGCCATCGGCGTGATCTTTGGCCTCAAGCCAGCGCGTCAGGCCGCTGGACTGGATCCCATCCAGGCGCTTCGCGGCAATGAGGAGTAG
- a CDS encoding sensor histidine kinase has protein sequence MATNELNTDFAPAERESQRIVEKQAEMIARETPERFINGLPLPIVVVNDKRQIVYCNDKFEAFSCEHEQVLPLGRRPGEALGCAYANINPGGCGTTRFCRFCGAARAILRSLEGEHSVQICRLMRRDEHQSCLDFQVFAQPLEVNGSSFVIFSIMDISHELRLESIRRKVLGDVRRRAEAINRMYVRISRDMGNEIRGGVFALGYASRQLLEEIDSQSRLFEAEEGILGVVEEHVDAREAFAEAVQGLRFAGVEIELEQTAPPEQPDPGRIYLHPDCADAQTVSDRQLLVYALRQLVENALEAVQGQGAVQLRCTRNDQTVGLRVHNPGALPENVRRQIFQRGFSTKGDGRGFGLYFARLLVRRYLNGELELLEHEPDTVFEVRLPRA, from the coding sequence GTGGCAACAAACGAACTGAACACGGATTTCGCGCCTGCTGAACGCGAATCGCAACGTATCGTTGAAAAGCAAGCCGAGATGATCGCCCGGGAAACCCCGGAACGGTTCATCAACGGTCTGCCACTGCCCATCGTAGTGGTCAACGACAAACGCCAGATCGTGTATTGCAACGATAAATTCGAAGCCTTTAGCTGCGAACATGAGCAGGTGCTGCCCCTTGGACGCCGCCCGGGTGAAGCGCTGGGGTGCGCCTATGCGAATATCAATCCCGGCGGTTGCGGCACCACAAGGTTCTGCCGCTTTTGCGGGGCCGCCCGCGCCATTTTGCGCAGCCTGGAAGGAGAACATTCCGTACAGATCTGCCGACTGATGCGCCGGGACGAACACCAATCCTGCCTGGACTTCCAGGTCTTTGCCCAACCCCTGGAAGTCAACGGCTCTTCCTTTGTCATCTTCAGCATCATGGACATCAGCCATGAACTGCGACTGGAATCCATCCGGCGCAAGGTGCTTGGCGACGTGCGCCGACGGGCCGAGGCCATCAACCGCATGTATGTGCGCATCAGCCGGGACATGGGCAACGAAATTCGTGGCGGGGTATTCGCCCTGGGCTATGCCTCGCGGCAACTGCTGGAGGAAATCGACAGCCAGTCCCGCTTGTTTGAGGCCGAGGAGGGCATTCTCGGGGTGGTGGAAGAACACGTGGACGCCCGGGAAGCCTTTGCCGAAGCCGTCCAGGGATTGCGCTTCGCAGGAGTGGAAATAGAACTGGAACAGACCGCCCCGCCCGAGCAGCCGGATCCAGGTCGAATCTATCTCCACCCGGATTGCGCCGATGCGCAGACGGTTTCGGACCGCCAACTCCTGGTCTACGCGCTACGGCAACTGGTGGAAAATGCCCTGGAAGCCGTGCAAGGCCAGGGTGCGGTGCAGTTGCGTTGCACCAGGAATGACCAAACCGTGGGGCTGCGCGTCCACAATCCGGGCGCTCTGCCGGAAAACGTACGCCGCCAGATTTTTCAGCGCGGCTTTTCCACCAAAGGGGACGGACGCGGATTCGGCCTGTATTTTGCGCGGCTGCTGGTGCGCCGCTACCTGAACGGAGAATTGGAGCTGCTGGAGCACGAACCCGACACCGTGTTTGAGGTGCGCCTGCCCCGGGCCTGA
- the rsgA gene encoding ribosome small subunit-dependent GTPase A, with amino-acid sequence MHDDNAYPLIDTSLREDLVRLGWCGHFDRELATMEEHLPRNEPWRMARVVSVGQDIFLVANGREEWFCTPAGRLRSRRTRDYPVTGDWVVTCENTVRAVVPRRNMLARGEAGFRGAETRSAVREQPIAANLDMVCIVCGLDRDFNPRRLERYLTLVYNCGLTPMVALTKADLHEDLESFRWDAQLVVPGVPVLLCSVPQGRGLDELAALLEPGRTAALVGSSGAGKSTLVNALYGSDVQATRDVSRSVGKGRHTTTSRELIRLPGGGLLVDNPGIREIALNREGEGAVGAFPDIDALAAQCRFADCSHTAEPGCAVLDAVAAKELSAQRLESYHKLQREMQHAEARIQRGSDRVEKERWREVSRLQRRMKKQGKRK; translated from the coding sequence ATGCACGATGACAACGCATATCCCCTCATTGACACATCCCTTCGGGAAGACTTGGTCCGCCTGGGCTGGTGCGGACATTTTGACCGTGAACTCGCTACCATGGAGGAACACCTGCCCCGGAACGAACCCTGGCGCATGGCCAGGGTGGTGAGTGTGGGGCAGGACATCTTTCTGGTGGCGAACGGCCGGGAGGAATGGTTCTGCACCCCGGCCGGACGGCTTCGATCCCGCCGCACCCGGGACTATCCCGTGACCGGCGACTGGGTGGTGACCTGCGAGAACACGGTCCGGGCGGTCGTACCCCGGCGCAACATGCTGGCCCGGGGCGAGGCCGGATTTCGCGGAGCTGAAACGCGAAGCGCCGTACGCGAGCAGCCCATCGCCGCGAACCTGGACATGGTTTGCATTGTCTGCGGCCTGGATCGGGATTTCAATCCCCGGCGGCTTGAGCGGTACCTTACGCTGGTATACAATTGCGGTCTCACGCCCATGGTGGCGTTGACCAAGGCGGATCTTCACGAGGATCTGGAGTCGTTTCGGTGGGACGCGCAGCTCGTGGTCCCCGGCGTACCCGTGTTGCTTTGCTCCGTACCACAGGGACGGGGATTGGACGAGCTGGCCGCCTTGCTCGAACCGGGCCGTACCGCGGCCCTGGTCGGCTCTTCGGGCGCGGGAAAGTCCACGCTGGTCAACGCGCTCTACGGCAGTGATGTTCAGGCCACCCGGGATGTGAGCCGGAGCGTGGGAAAAGGACGGCATACCACCACGTCCCGAGAGTTGATCCGGCTTCCCGGAGGCGGGCTGCTGGTGGATAATCCCGGCATTCGCGAGATAGCGCTGAACCGGGAAGGCGAGGGAGCCGTGGGCGCGTTTCCTGACATCGACGCCCTGGCCGCGCAGTGCCGTTTTGCGGATTGTTCGCATACGGCCGAACCGGGATGCGCTGTCCTTGACGCGGTTGCAGCCAAGGAACTCTCGGCGCAACGTCTGGAGAGCTATCATAAGTTGCAGCGCGAAATGCAGCATGCCGAAGCCCGCATACAGCGCGGATCGGACCGCGTGGAAAAGGAGCGCTGGCGGGAGGTGAGCCGCCTGCAACGACGCATGAAAAAGCAAGGGAAACGGAAGTAG
- a CDS encoding TraR/DksA family transcriptional regulator, producing MNDADRDRMKRCLAEEMERCRAEIARLETTADPVAVDSAVGRLSRMDTLVNQGVSGQSLSKARRRLLLLDRALRNADYPGFGECVECGNPIPVKRLLLVPETEYCVHCAPE from the coding sequence ATGAACGACGCGGATCGCGACCGCATGAAGCGGTGTTTGGCCGAGGAAATGGAACGCTGCCGCGCGGAGATCGCCCGTTTGGAGACAACGGCCGATCCCGTGGCCGTGGACAGTGCCGTGGGCAGACTCTCGCGCATGGATACCCTGGTGAACCAGGGCGTGAGCGGCCAGTCCCTGAGCAAGGCGCGGCGGCGGCTGCTTCTGTTGGACAGGGCCTTGCGCAACGCGGATTATCCAGGATTCGGCGAGTGCGTGGAATGCGGGAACCCCATCCCCGTGAAGCGGCTGCTTCTGGTGCCGGAAACCGAATATTGCGTTCATTGCGCGCCGGAGTGA
- a CDS encoding NADH:flavin oxidoreductase, which yields MTTGISPFDPLEINGMRLRNRFMRSATWEGMADADGLATEKLARCMGRLAEGRVGFVVTGHAFVQADGRAGSGQLAADRDECLPGLASLAETVHAHGGACALQLAHAGAHALSSGSGNQPKGPSALDLGRGQSCEAMTCAEIGRIVDAFADAAQRARSAGFDAVQIHAAHGYCLSQFLSPHYNQRTDEYGGPLENRARFLLETLQAVRADLGPDFPVLVKLNSRDYLDRELTREESLLLCRRLENMGVDGVELSGGTQFSGRNIPVRTGRPEIPGGEAWYEDAARQFKAERAMPLMLVGGIRSLDTAERLLDEGVCDVVSMCRPLIREPDLVRRWEQGRREPSSCVSDNLCFRAAMQGDLSCLTLERQSKDEA from the coding sequence AAGGCATGGCCGATGCGGACGGCCTGGCCACGGAAAAGCTGGCCCGGTGCATGGGCCGACTGGCCGAGGGCCGGGTGGGGTTTGTGGTCACGGGACACGCGTTTGTGCAGGCCGACGGCCGCGCCGGGTCCGGCCAGCTGGCCGCGGACCGGGACGAGTGTTTGCCCGGCTTGGCGTCGCTGGCCGAGACCGTGCATGCGCACGGAGGCGCCTGCGCCTTGCAGTTGGCCCATGCGGGCGCGCACGCTCTGTCCTCGGGGTCGGGGAACCAGCCCAAGGGACCGTCCGCCCTGGATCTTGGCCGGGGACAATCCTGCGAGGCCATGACCTGCGCCGAGATCGGCCGGATCGTGGATGCCTTTGCCGATGCGGCCCAGCGCGCCAGGAGCGCGGGATTCGATGCCGTGCAGATTCACGCGGCCCACGGATATTGTCTGAGCCAATTTCTTTCGCCTCATTACAACCAGCGTACGGACGAGTACGGCGGCCCACTGGAAAATCGCGCCCGGTTCCTTTTGGAAACCCTGCAGGCTGTGCGTGCGGATCTTGGGCCGGACTTTCCGGTGCTGGTCAAGCTCAACAGCCGGGACTACCTGGACCGTGAATTGACTCGGGAAGAGAGCCTGCTGCTTTGTCGGCGTCTGGAAAATATGGGCGTGGACGGAGTGGAGCTTTCCGGGGGAACCCAGTTTTCCGGCCGGAACATTCCGGTGCGAACCGGTCGTCCGGAAATCCCCGGGGGCGAGGCCTGGTACGAGGATGCGGCCAGGCAGTTCAAGGCGGAACGGGCCATGCCCCTGATGCTGGTGGGCGGCATCCGCAGCCTGGATACGGCGGAGCGGTTGTTGGATGAGGGCGTGTGCGACGTGGTTTCCATGTGTCGTCCTTTGATTCGGGAGCCGGACTTGGTGCGCCGCTGGGAGCAGGGCCGCCGGGAGCCGTCGTCCTGTGTTTCCGATAATCTTTGTTTCCGGGCGGCCATGCAGGGGGATCTTTCCTGTCTGACCCTGGAACGCCAATCCAAGGATGAAGCATGA